A stretch of Desulfitobacterium dichloroeliminans LMG P-21439 DNA encodes these proteins:
- a CDS encoding prepilin-type N-terminal cleavage/methylation domain-containing protein, with protein sequence MMECDRTRGFTMIELMTVIAIIGILSLVALPKFQSTMEHYRLDGSTQAVIAELKYAKQIAMDQRRPSYVVLNSDGVSVYQNQDGHYVELEQKKFEPGITFQADASRNSWISAFTDLSTGQLLGYGVHFDFRGFVSDSGTIWLESKNQRWVGVNIEPQTGYIRVNWE encoded by the coding sequence ATGATGGAGTGTGATAGGACAAGGGGATTTACCATGATTGAGCTGATGACTGTCATAGCCATCATCGGTATTCTATCTTTAGTTGCTCTGCCTAAGTTCCAGAGCACTATGGAGCATTATCGTTTGGATGGCTCTACTCAAGCAGTGATAGCTGAGTTAAAGTATGCTAAGCAGATAGCTATGGACCAAAGGCGTCCAAGTTACGTGGTGCTCAATAGCGATGGTGTTTCAGTCTATCAAAATCAGGATGGACACTATGTAGAACTTGAACAAAAAAAATTTGAACCTGGAATAACGTTTCAGGCCGATGCTTCAAGGAACTCTTGGATTTCAGCTTTCACTGATTTGAGCACAGGTCAATTGCTTGGATATGGAGTACATTTTGATTTCAGAGGGTTTGTATCAGATAGTGGAACTATTTGGCTGGAATCGAAAAATCAGCGCTGGGTGGGGGTAAACATCGAACCCCAAACAGGTTATATAAGAGTGAATTGGGAATAA
- a CDS encoding PilW family protein encodes MINKKDKGFTLLELMMAIVIFSILMMIVSQLIRGEIRMFNTVSNQDNIENKARAAMVSLLDEVRLNPYILYYAGNDGSGDNRGVYAQEPSEEEPRCLINLQPQQEVLAGNLNELPIGTKIYYDDLAKKLWYRDSPSSAVHLIADEVEFIEFQGVTEHLLQIHLKVKSTFGEQEQELLTWIRMY; translated from the coding sequence ATGATTAATAAAAAAGATAAAGGTTTTACCCTGCTTGAGCTTATGATGGCTATTGTTATTTTTAGTATTCTGATGATGATTGTATCACAGCTTATACGTGGTGAAATTCGCATGTTTAATACTGTAAGCAACCAGGATAATATTGAGAATAAGGCGCGCGCTGCTATGGTTAGCCTCCTTGATGAAGTAAGGTTAAATCCTTATATATTGTATTATGCTGGTAATGATGGTAGTGGAGATAATAGGGGAGTGTATGCGCAAGAACCGAGCGAAGAGGAACCCCGGTGCTTAATCAATTTACAACCTCAACAAGAAGTTTTGGCTGGGAATCTTAACGAACTACCTATAGGAACTAAAATCTATTATGATGACCTAGCTAAAAAGCTTTGGTATCGAGACTCCCCTTCAAGTGCGGTACATCTCATTGCAGATGAGGTAGAGTTTATAGAATTCCAAGGCGTCACGGAGCATCTTCTTCAGATTCATCTCAAGGTCAAGAGCACCTTCGGAGAGCAGGAGCAAGAGCTACTGACTTGGATACGGATGTATTAG
- a CDS encoding Lrp/AsnC family transcriptional regulator, producing MDISLDAFDKAIINALQEDSSISNLELSKMIGLSPSACLARTKNLKEEGVIQHYTVFVDEKRIGIELIAFTMVNLSPLNREIANNFLATINEISNVLECYTVTGSRDFLLKVVAKDISSFRDFIIDTIMAIPGVDKVETSIVMNTDKRTLTIPLVHD from the coding sequence ATGGATATCAGTCTGGATGCTTTTGATAAAGCTATTATTAATGCTTTGCAGGAAGACTCCTCGATTTCTAATTTAGAATTATCAAAGATGATTGGCTTATCACCCTCAGCCTGTTTAGCCCGGACAAAGAATCTGAAAGAAGAAGGGGTTATACAGCACTATACAGTATTTGTTGATGAGAAGAGAATAGGCATTGAATTGATAGCCTTTACTATGGTGAACCTTTCGCCGTTGAATCGGGAAATAGCCAATAATTTCTTGGCAACCATCAACGAGATATCGAATGTTTTGGAGTGTTATACTGTGACCGGTAGCCGTGATTTTCTCTTAAAAGTCGTCGCCAAGGATATCTCATCCTTTCGAGACTTTATTATCGACACGATTATGGCAATTCCGGGCGTCGATAAAGTTGAAACGAGTATTGTCATGAATACTGATAAACGCACTTTAACCATACCCCTAGTCCACGATTAA
- the sigK gene encoding RNA polymerase sporulation sigma factor SigK produces MLTEILVVSVALTVLKGVTLLVSYINNNAFPQPLNEKDEAHYLQILRASKNPEVTAKEQIKAEYARNKLVEHNLRLVAHLVKKFDGTGEDSDDLISIGTIGLIKGIDTFDLGKGTKLATYAARCIENEILMHLRSLKKSRGEISIYDPIGVDKEGNEISLMDVLAFEGEAISDRIESEFEQRVLLDKVKNLTRRERLVLQLRYGLMNSPRRTQREIAKALGISRSYVSRIEKKAIQKLMEQMEDHDPRKS; encoded by the coding sequence ATGTTGACCGAAATCCTTGTTGTTAGTGTTGCCTTAACGGTCTTGAAGGGTGTTACCCTTCTTGTCTCTTATATTAACAATAATGCTTTTCCTCAACCACTCAACGAGAAGGATGAAGCCCATTATTTACAGATTCTAAGAGCAAGCAAAAACCCAGAGGTTACCGCCAAGGAGCAAATTAAAGCAGAATATGCCCGCAATAAGCTCGTGGAGCATAATCTTCGTTTGGTAGCTCATTTAGTAAAGAAATTTGATGGTACAGGGGAAGACAGCGATGACCTAATCTCCATAGGGACTATCGGATTGATTAAAGGAATTGACACCTTTGATCTTGGGAAAGGAACAAAGCTAGCCACCTATGCAGCCCGCTGCATCGAAAATGAGATTCTTATGCATTTGCGCTCGCTGAAAAAGTCCCGAGGAGAGATTTCCATCTATGATCCCATCGGGGTGGATAAAGAAGGAAATGAGATTTCTCTGATGGATGTTCTGGCATTCGAGGGTGAGGCAATCTCGGACCGTATTGAAAGTGAATTTGAGCAACGAGTACTCTTAGATAAAGTAAAGAATTTAACCCGAAGAGAACGACTTGTTCTGCAACTACGCTATGGCTTGATGAATAGCCCACGACGCACGCAGAGGGAGATTGCCAAAGCCTTAGGAATCTCACGTTCCTATGTCTCGCGTATTGAGAAGAAAGCAATTCAAAAGCTAATGGAACAAATGGAAGATCATGATCCAAGAAAATCATAA
- a CDS encoding shikimate kinase: protein MTKDINRIGMDAPKDNVILVGFMGTGKSTVGRRLAKLLGRDFIDTDVEIERLTEMTVSEIFRRHGETRFRSEERLLVKRLADQKGYVIATGGGTVLNPDNWQDLAQSGVIIGLYAPLDEIYKRIGYRNDRPLLRGDRQVVEELWAKRQPIYNQANWTVDTTDKGIDEVVQEIFDRCEGGALHAGTED from the coding sequence ATGACAAAGGATATAAATCGTATTGGGATGGATGCTCCCAAGGATAATGTTATTCTTGTAGGCTTTATGGGAACAGGTAAAAGCACAGTCGGTAGGCGGTTAGCTAAACTTTTGGGTCGGGATTTTATTGATACAGATGTGGAAATTGAGAGGTTAACCGAAATGACTGTCTCGGAGATTTTTCGCAGGCACGGAGAAACGCGTTTTCGATCGGAAGAGCGACTTCTAGTAAAGCGTCTAGCCGACCAAAAGGGCTATGTCATTGCTACAGGCGGAGGGACAGTCTTAAACCCTGATAACTGGCAGGACTTGGCTCAGAGCGGTGTAATTATTGGTTTATATGCCCCACTTGATGAGATCTATAAGCGTATTGGCTATCGGAATGATCGTCCTCTGCTTAGGGGCGACCGGCAAGTGGTAGAGGAGTTGTGGGCAAAGAGACAACCCATCTATAATCAAGCCAATTGGACTGTTGATACAACAGATAAAGGGATTGACGAAGTTGTCCAAGAAATATTTGACCGTTGTGAAGGAGGTGCGCTGCATGCAGGGACAGAGGATTGA
- the pilM gene encoding pilus assembly protein PilM: MIGKQQWLALVRGNRWTLAKVSGRRKNLKIHQIFEFEGESAFQREEFDELDDAEIMPPVHNNPEQDWLDSTANLKKWLRKQRVPLKKVKYTLSCPGVITRMITLPKLTNKDLEKLLTEQVDQYFTLNISDYIVEYRILEKVQEEGQERLRVLLVAIPLNEWEKQWKRWDSIGVTPKLVDFSADCICRLYRYLSGWGEDKNQVPVADMAIVDLGKDRVELVLIEHGVFFLYSDMDISLGDFLEQGETGVLTEPAEKDELSELLETNELGNPNEPIKLFEEIEPIELVDHDETNVPDELEVRLLPVFNTLSEFLNFFASRHYGKSVDQIFITGECADYANLEALFEKNMGIQSRVGFPEDWRPKFTRKSRDFAEQWMKYGSLYGLAIRED, encoded by the coding sequence GTGATTGGCAAGCAACAATGGCTAGCACTTGTACGGGGGAATCGTTGGACATTAGCTAAGGTATCTGGACGGAGAAAAAACTTAAAAATTCATCAGATTTTTGAATTTGAAGGAGAATCAGCGTTTCAACGCGAAGAATTTGATGAGTTGGATGACGCTGAAATCATGCCCCCGGTCCATAATAATCCGGAGCAAGACTGGCTGGATTCTACAGCGAATTTGAAGAAATGGTTAAGAAAACAGCGAGTTCCCCTCAAGAAGGTCAAGTATACCCTTTCTTGCCCAGGGGTTATTACGCGGATGATAACTCTCCCTAAGCTGACAAATAAGGATTTAGAAAAATTGTTGACCGAGCAAGTGGATCAGTACTTTACCTTGAATATTTCTGATTATATCGTCGAATACCGTATCTTGGAGAAAGTTCAGGAAGAGGGACAAGAACGTCTGCGGGTTCTTCTTGTGGCTATCCCTCTGAATGAATGGGAAAAACAATGGAAACGTTGGGATAGTATCGGTGTTACGCCAAAGCTTGTGGATTTCTCAGCCGACTGTATATGTCGCCTATATCGCTACTTGTCCGGGTGGGGAGAAGACAAGAATCAAGTGCCGGTAGCGGATATGGCGATTGTTGATTTGGGAAAAGACCGGGTAGAATTAGTGCTGATAGAACATGGCGTCTTTTTTCTTTATTCGGATATGGATATTTCCCTTGGCGACTTCCTTGAGCAGGGGGAGACGGGGGTATTAACAGAGCCAGCCGAGAAGGATGAATTAAGTGAGTTATTGGAAACAAACGAACTAGGGAACCCAAACGAGCCAATTAAACTATTTGAAGAAATTGAACCGATTGAATTAGTGGATCATGATGAAACGAACGTTCCTGACGAACTGGAGGTCAGATTATTACCGGTATTCAATACTCTCAGTGAGTTTCTTAATTTCTTTGCCTCTCGACACTATGGGAAATCCGTGGACCAAATTTTCATCACGGGTGAATGCGCGGATTATGCAAATCTGGAAGCGCTTTTTGAGAAGAATATGGGCATTCAGTCCAGAGTGGGATTTCCAGAAGATTGGAGACCGAAATTTACAAGAAAGTCCAGGGATTTTGCGGAGCAATGGATGAAATACGGAAGTTTATATGGACTGGCAATCCGGGAGGATTAA
- a CDS encoding branched-chain amino acid transporter permease, whose translation MLISAQQSLIIIAIIALGTFLTRALPFLLFPSHRATPPFILYLGNVIPFAAIAMLVVYCLKNVSLLAAPYGLPEGIAIAFIVVIHLWKKNVLLSIGGGTVLYMALVQFVFV comes from the coding sequence ATGCTAATATCTGCACAACAATCATTGATTATTATCGCTATCATCGCTTTGGGGACTTTTCTTACGCGTGCGCTGCCCTTTCTACTATTCCCGTCCCACCGAGCAACCCCGCCTTTTATCCTCTACCTAGGGAATGTGATTCCATTTGCGGCTATTGCCATGTTGGTTGTGTACTGTTTAAAAAATGTATCCCTCCTGGCGGCCCCTTATGGGCTTCCCGAAGGGATAGCAATTGCTTTTATCGTGGTTATTCATTTGTGGAAAAAGAATGTACTCCTGAGTATCGGTGGAGGAACAGTGCTCTATATGGCGCTAGTGCAATTCGTATTTGTTTGA
- a CDS encoding prepilin-type N-terminal cleavage/methylation domain-containing protein: MKVMQGSKMLSKGFTLLEVLLVLTLLAGAGFVLLVKLPVQMENRNLSLASTQIVQDLREARTSALAEDVWYEIRFYESNDTYRIYREGSLVKNSSLPQKISFANRPSTVRFSAGGTTSFVGSPPLTGTISLTNGKSTRNVITALITGRVREEVK, translated from the coding sequence ATGAAGGTAATGCAGGGGAGCAAAATGCTCTCCAAAGGATTTACCTTGCTGGAAGTCCTTTTGGTCCTGACTCTTTTGGCGGGGGCAGGATTTGTTTTATTGGTGAAACTACCGGTCCAGATGGAGAATCGCAACTTATCTTTAGCGAGCACTCAAATCGTCCAAGATTTGCGGGAGGCAAGGACCAGCGCCTTAGCCGAAGATGTTTGGTATGAGATTCGTTTTTATGAAAGCAACGACACGTATAGAATTTATCGAGAGGGATCCTTAGTGAAGAATAGTTCACTTCCTCAGAAAATTAGCTTTGCCAATCGTCCCAGTACCGTTCGTTTCTCTGCTGGGGGCACTACCAGTTTTGTGGGCAGTCCTCCTTTGACGGGTACGATTTCCCTGACCAATGGCAAGAGCACAAGAAATGTGATTACGGCATTGATTACAGGCAGAGTTCGGGAGGAAGTAAAATGA
- a CDS encoding AzlC family ABC transporter permease: MQEKIKAFKVAFPYTLPVMTGYLFLGMAFGILLNSKGYHFGWAILMSVFIYAGSMQYVAINLLTIAFNPLNAFIMTLMVNARHLFYGLSLLGKFGESGRKKPYLMFGLTDETFSILCASNPPPGVDRGWFMFFITVLNHSYWIIACALGGILGSLVSFNTRGIDFVMTALFVVIFLEQWKSQKQHAPALIGIGASVLSLLVFGPANFIIPSMILIILVFTLLRRPLENLTSLETTDKLEEVG; encoded by the coding sequence ATGCAGGAAAAAATAAAAGCCTTTAAAGTGGCATTTCCCTACACCCTGCCTGTCATGACCGGCTATCTGTTTCTTGGCATGGCTTTTGGCATACTGCTCAACAGTAAGGGCTATCATTTTGGCTGGGCTATCCTCATGAGTGTTTTTATATACGCCGGATCCATGCAATATGTTGCTATTAATTTACTCACCATCGCCTTTAATCCATTGAATGCTTTTATTATGACTCTGATGGTTAATGCCAGACACCTATTTTACGGACTTTCTCTTCTGGGGAAATTCGGGGAGAGCGGCAGAAAGAAACCCTATCTGATGTTCGGTCTTACGGATGAAACCTTCTCCATTCTCTGTGCTAGTAATCCTCCCCCGGGAGTGGATCGAGGCTGGTTTATGTTCTTCATAACCGTGCTCAATCATAGTTATTGGATTATTGCCTGTGCCCTAGGTGGAATTTTGGGTTCTTTAGTGTCTTTTAATACTAGAGGAATTGATTTCGTCATGACAGCTTTATTTGTGGTCATCTTTCTTGAACAGTGGAAATCGCAAAAGCAACATGCACCTGCGCTAATTGGGATTGGCGCTTCCGTTCTTAGTTTATTAGTGTTTGGGCCAGCGAATTTTATTATCCCGTCCATGATCCTGATTATTTTGGTATTTACCTTATTGAGGAGACCTTTGGAGAACTTAACTAGCCTAGAAACGACCGATAAGCTCGAAGAGGTAGGTTGA
- a CDS encoding type IV pilus modification PilV family protein, whose translation MKGNSEQGMTMLEVAIALTILLIGVSFIMKGDAVSHQYSNQTQVREQMLFYASGILEAQLEGYTPTVNLPAFQDFEVVLSTIAVDGNEHLEQVRVKVHLRSSPTDPEPVILTTYRVKEE comes from the coding sequence ATGAAGGGCAATAGCGAGCAGGGAATGACAATGTTAGAGGTTGCTATAGCTTTGACTATATTGCTAATAGGCGTGTCTTTTATCATGAAGGGTGACGCTGTATCCCATCAATATTCCAATCAGACTCAAGTTAGAGAGCAAATGCTATTTTATGCCTCAGGGATACTTGAGGCTCAGTTGGAAGGATATACTCCGACCGTTAATTTGCCTGCTTTTCAGGATTTTGAGGTGGTACTGAGCACGATAGCTGTTGATGGGAATGAGCATCTTGAACAAGTAAGGGTTAAGGTGCATCTGCGAAGTTCGCCTACAGATCCGGAACCTGTGATTTTGACAACGTATAGGGTGAAGGAAGAATGA
- a CDS encoding YqeG family HAD IIIA-type phosphatase produces the protein MFDLFRPTFQADSLDSISMDLLERDGIRGLILDLDNTMTPWNDVEVGPKVEAWFKKLQEAGIKACVVSNNKRKQRVAVVADRLGIPFVFRATKPRRKAFRAGMNILGTGTTDTAVIGDQLFTDILGGNRMGLYTILVLPISDHEFVGTKVLRRMERVLVWLMKHCDSSEPHSPKVR, from the coding sequence ATGTTTGATCTCTTCAGGCCGACTTTTCAAGCGGATTCATTAGACAGCATATCCATGGATCTACTAGAAAGGGATGGTATTCGCGGACTAATCTTAGATCTTGACAACACGATGACCCCCTGGAATGACGTGGAAGTTGGACCCAAGGTTGAAGCTTGGTTTAAAAAACTTCAAGAAGCAGGAATCAAGGCGTGTGTGGTTTCCAATAATAAGCGCAAACAACGCGTAGCGGTTGTTGCCGATCGTTTAGGAATTCCTTTTGTTTTTCGGGCCACCAAACCACGTCGTAAGGCTTTTCGCGCGGGAATGAATATCTTGGGTACCGGAACTACGGATACGGCTGTTATCGGAGATCAACTGTTTACAGATATCCTCGGCGGGAATCGGATGGGGCTCTATACCATATTGGTTCTGCCTATTAGCGATCATGAATTTGTGGGTACCAAAGTATTGCGCAGGATGGAACGAGTATTGGTCTGGTTAATGAAACATTGCGATTCATCCGAGCCTCATAGTCCAAAAGTGCGTTGA
- the aroE gene encoding shikimate dehydrogenase — translation MEKHFAVIGDPIAHSLSPIMHQAGYKTAGYVADYQKFQVIPEALGEAVQGLRALGFTGWNVTVPHKEAILPYLDELTVEAQRAGAVNTVKVKQGRLVGHNTDGSGLVRSLEDYLELSEAKKIVILGAGGAAKGIAMALAPFNVDLLILNRTPERAKELAQKVREYGGQASQAAWGPGEWIAQADCLIQTTSIGLKNESYPFSLEGIRPGSVVVDIIFNPWETPFLKSAKTLDCRVLNGIDMLLYQGVNAWEFWFEDRAPVEAMKMALYQQCKPIR, via the coding sequence TTGGAGAAACATTTTGCAGTGATTGGGGACCCCATTGCCCATTCCCTATCTCCGATCATGCATCAAGCGGGATATAAGACGGCGGGGTATGTGGCAGACTATCAAAAGTTTCAAGTAATACCAGAGGCCCTAGGAGAAGCTGTTCAAGGTCTTCGGGCTCTGGGCTTTACAGGCTGGAATGTGACCGTTCCCCATAAAGAAGCCATCCTCCCTTATCTGGATGAATTAACTGTAGAGGCTCAGCGGGCAGGGGCCGTCAATACGGTAAAAGTAAAGCAAGGACGACTCGTGGGTCATAACACGGATGGTTCCGGATTGGTCCGTTCCCTTGAGGACTATCTGGAATTAAGTGAAGCTAAGAAGATTGTAATTTTGGGAGCTGGTGGGGCAGCCAAAGGGATTGCCATGGCTTTAGCCCCTTTTAACGTCGATCTATTGATCCTCAATCGTACCCCAGAGCGGGCTAAGGAACTGGCCCAGAAAGTCCGTGAATACGGAGGACAGGCCAGTCAAGCAGCTTGGGGACCAGGAGAGTGGATAGCTCAAGCGGATTGCCTTATCCAAACCACCAGTATTGGTTTAAAAAATGAATCATACCCCTTTTCCCTCGAGGGCATACGCCCCGGGAGCGTAGTTGTGGATATTATCTTTAATCCTTGGGAAACTCCCTTTTTGAAGTCCGCTAAGACCTTGGACTGCCGGGTTCTCAACGGAATCGATATGCTGCTTTACCAAGGGGTAAATGCATGGGAGTTTTGGTTTGAGGATCGGGCTCCCGTGGAAGCCATGAAAATGGCTTTGTATCAACAGTGCAAGCCAATCAGATAA
- the aroC gene encoding chorismate synthase codes for MRYLTAGESHGPKLVGILEGVPAGAKIDKELIDQALQERQKGPGRGGRMKIEKDQVVILSGIRGGVTTGAPIALEILNRDWTNWEKVMAWGSDADLESRKVTTPRPGHADLTGHLKYRTEVRNVLERASARETAMRVAVGNVALQILTALGVEIRGQVLGVGKIQLQMEDSPEHWERVDASEWKVGDAQSEEALYAQLKEAQIKGESLGGILQVQVDHLPPGLGSYVQWDRKLDGRLAQAVLSVQAMKGVSFGMGFAAGEHFGSEVHDPIGYDDGRGYYRFSNNAGGIEGGMTNGEPIVLQAVMKPIPTLYSPLQTVNMESKEIMEASVERSDVCAVPAALIVLRHVVGWEILQAVLEKFPSDTWEELHKAWRDYFQYVSEQ; via the coding sequence ATGCGTTATTTAACAGCTGGGGAATCCCACGGACCTAAGCTTGTGGGCATTCTGGAAGGGGTACCGGCAGGAGCGAAGATAGATAAAGAACTAATCGACCAGGCTCTACAGGAGAGGCAAAAAGGCCCCGGTCGCGGGGGACGGATGAAAATAGAAAAGGATCAGGTCGTTATTCTTTCGGGAATTCGGGGCGGAGTAACTACAGGTGCTCCCATTGCCCTGGAAATCCTTAATCGCGATTGGACTAATTGGGAAAAAGTAATGGCTTGGGGCAGTGACGCTGACTTGGAAAGCCGTAAAGTTACCACCCCTCGGCCTGGGCATGCGGATTTAACAGGTCATCTGAAGTACCGAACAGAAGTGCGCAACGTCTTAGAGCGAGCAAGTGCCCGAGAGACTGCCATGCGAGTGGCAGTGGGTAACGTTGCTCTGCAAATCTTAACTGCCCTTGGGGTAGAGATTCGTGGGCAAGTTCTCGGGGTGGGGAAAATCCAACTACAGATGGAAGATTCACCTGAGCACTGGGAGAGGGTTGATGCTTCGGAATGGAAGGTTGGGGATGCTCAAAGTGAGGAAGCCTTATATGCCCAGCTCAAAGAAGCACAGATTAAGGGCGAATCCCTAGGGGGGATATTACAAGTTCAAGTGGACCATCTACCACCCGGACTAGGTTCATATGTGCAGTGGGACAGAAAGCTGGATGGTCGCCTAGCTCAGGCCGTGTTATCCGTGCAGGCTATGAAGGGTGTTTCTTTCGGTATGGGCTTTGCAGCGGGGGAACACTTTGGGTCAGAGGTGCATGATCCCATCGGCTATGATGACGGTCGTGGTTATTATCGTTTTAGTAATAATGCGGGAGGAATTGAGGGGGGCATGACCAATGGCGAACCCATTGTTCTTCAAGCAGTCATGAAACCCATTCCTACCCTTTACAGTCCTCTCCAAACGGTTAATATGGAGAGTAAAGAGATAATGGAAGCCAGCGTAGAGCGCAGTGATGTGTGCGCGGTTCCGGCAGCCCTGATTGTTCTCCGGCATGTGGTGGGATGGGAGATTCTTCAGGCAGTTCTAGAAAAGTTCCCTTCAGATACTTGGGAAGAGTTGCATAAGGCTTGGCGGGATTATTTTCAATATGTGAGTGAGCAATAA
- the pilO gene encoding type 4a pilus biogenesis protein PilO, with the protein MSKESRQLILLLILVTIGLSYSYYTYLFAPKWTEIQGLQHYIEERQSRYTSLLGYQERSSSLQREVAQLETKYNTLRNQIPQKIDKPKLVVDLYTVAKMNQVQPQAVTFESLEAIDSYVTQSLTFTCLGNRQGIINMINDIQRSEGQRFNLESMNFTNDKGILHGEIHLIAYAGKAGEEQPQTENAQSR; encoded by the coding sequence ATGAGCAAAGAGTCAAGACAGCTGATTTTACTCTTGATACTGGTTACTATAGGTCTATCCTATAGCTACTATACATATCTATTTGCACCTAAGTGGACTGAGATTCAAGGGCTGCAACACTATATAGAAGAAAGGCAGAGCCGTTATACCTCCCTGTTAGGGTATCAGGAGAGAAGCTCTTCTCTGCAAAGGGAAGTGGCACAACTTGAGACAAAGTATAACACTCTAAGAAATCAGATTCCGCAAAAAATTGATAAGCCAAAGTTAGTGGTCGATCTTTATACCGTTGCCAAGATGAATCAGGTTCAACCCCAAGCTGTGACATTTGAAAGCCTTGAAGCAATCGATTCCTATGTTACCCAGTCACTGACATTTACTTGTCTGGGCAACCGACAAGGTATAATCAACATGATCAATGACATCCAACGTTCGGAAGGCCAGCGCTTCAATTTGGAGAGTATGAATTTTACCAATGATAAGGGGATACTTCATGGAGAGATTCACTTGATTGCCTATGCTGGTAAGGCCGGTGAAGAACAACCACAGACCGAAAATGCCCAAAGCAGATAA
- a CDS encoding phosphatidylserine decarboxylase, with amino-acid sequence MIKYYDRKTKNYQIEKVAGEKMIRWTYSSPVGMKLLEAVVKKKMCSSFYGWYLDRRISRRKINPFVNKFDMDLSIAEKKLREFSSFNDFFYRKLKPSARSIDSHEDSLISLGDGKVLAYEHIDLDNLVQVKGLTYSLKELIKSPAIASKYQKGTCLILRLCPTDYHRFHFIDSGTCETSYRIKGAYYSVNPMALQKVEKLFCENKREWSIFRSDHFGDILHIEVGATFVGSIIQTYTPQHRVARGAEKGYFKFGGSTVLLFFEENKIKIDADIIEQTKLGIETYVVFGEKIGNRL; translated from the coding sequence TTGATAAAATATTATGACCGGAAAACAAAAAACTATCAGATAGAAAAAGTGGCAGGAGAAAAAATGATTCGGTGGACCTATTCGTCTCCTGTAGGCATGAAATTACTTGAAGCCGTTGTCAAGAAAAAGATGTGTTCCAGCTTTTATGGTTGGTATCTGGACCGTCGCATCAGCCGACGAAAAATTAATCCATTCGTTAATAAATTTGATATGGATTTATCGATTGCCGAGAAAAAACTTAGGGAGTTTTCCTCATTTAATGATTTCTTTTATCGAAAATTAAAGCCCTCAGCACGTAGCATCGATTCTCACGAGGATTCTTTGATTTCCCTAGGAGACGGCAAGGTCCTTGCTTATGAGCATATTGATTTAGACAACTTGGTTCAAGTCAAAGGCCTTACCTATAGCTTAAAGGAACTCATCAAAAGCCCAGCAATCGCCTCGAAATATCAGAAGGGCACCTGCTTAATTCTGCGCTTATGCCCCACGGATTATCACCGCTTTCATTTTATCGATAGTGGTACCTGTGAAACCTCCTACCGCATCAAAGGTGCTTATTACTCCGTTAATCCGATGGCTTTGCAAAAAGTAGAAAAACTCTTTTGCGAGAATAAAAGAGAATGGAGTATTTTTCGCTCCGATCATTTTGGGGATATTCTCCATATAGAAGTGGGTGCAACTTTTGTAGGGTCCATTATCCAAACCTATACCCCTCAGCATAGAGTGGCCCGTGGCGCAGAAAAGGGGTACTTCAAGTTCGGCGGTTCAACAGTTCTTCTCTTCTTTGAAGAAAATAAAATTAAAATCGATGCCGATATTATCGAACAAACAAAATTAGGTATTGAAACCTATGTCGTCTTCGGCGAGAAAATAGGCAATCGTCTGTAA